DNA from Daucus carota subsp. sativus chromosome 1, DH1 v3.0, whole genome shotgun sequence:
tcattttcttaaaattttagagatttttttcaaaaaatatgaaaaatttcaaaataaatgaggatttatgaaaaaaagttctgaaattctgaaaatttaaaaaaaaataaatctagtaatttttaaatcaaaaaaatttaaaaaaatgagaatttatgaaaaattctttaaaatgggaatttatgtaaaaaaaatctgtcctttttaatttttaaattttttatttctaaattttttttaaattctaaaattctgaaaaattttaaatcggaaattttttaaaaaaatgaaaaattatgaaaagaatTCTTTAAACGGGAacttaaaaataagattttttttaaaattttgaaatttttagttCTGAAAATTGTTAAAATTCTTAACTTCTGAAAACCtttaagatttttaattttgaaaatttttaaatcatAAAACTTTAATAAAAATGAGAAATTCTGGAAAAAATTACCGCCAACTCATCTTTCCGTCAACTATTTAACGTCACTAACGGCAAGTGACctgattgaaaattttaaagagtTTAGTTATTTGACTGAAAACTTTTTGAGTTGAATGACCCAATTGAAAGTTAGTAGTCAGTTgggtgaccaaaacgccatttaaccccatACTAAAGTAAGGTTTATTGCTGCATGATCATCTTCTTATTGATCCGGCTTCCGGTATAAAATATTACCATGTTTCCTGCAAGTCTCACTTTTCATTCGGTTCAGactataaaatatttgttgtcGAAAATAAACCAGTTATCAATGATCCATAGTGCGTGTGTATCCAAATGGTATTGTAGTAACGCGGTCCTCGTTACTCGAAAAAGCTACTCAATCAATTTTACTGAGTTATAAACGTTTGGACGGAAAACAtattatctatttaaaaaaaattataaaatataattttacaaattatttgacTATCttgtttgaaataaaatttaccatttaaattttattggaaaataaaaacatttaaaaataattataaaatatttttttaaattttgccgcaaaatataaaaaatttgtatataatatggATAGAAAACTTGCCGGATTAATGGATAGACAGTGAACCATATATAGCAAATTCAATACCGTAGAGGGGAAAGTAAATAGTTGAATTATCGGAAAATAGAAGCAAGCTGATCATATACGTATGCACTGTAGATGCATGGAAATAGATTAATGATCAATTCAATTCGCAGACGTCTCTCAGTGGATTCGCCTATAAAACCAACTCACCTTCGCTTAGCTTCGACACAAAAAATAAACACTCTCACACATTCATACAACTTTCCACAGACCACAGATCCGATTCTTCGTATGTACTTCTCGAATGTTTGTGTCTTTTTCTAATTTCGAATTCGTTCTCTATTATTTCACACTCTGCATGCATTATAATGTTACGGTATGTGTAATCttattttacttaattatttactGATCAGGTTTATAAATTTATTGCAGAAAGATGACTATTATGGAAGTTCAAGTTGTGTCCAAGAAGATGGTGAAGCCATCAGTGCCAACTCCTGATCACCTCAGGACTTGCAAACTGTCCTTCTTCGATCAGATCGCTCCTCCTGACCACGTTCCGATTATTTACTTCTACAGCGCCAGCAACATCGACAACATTCGGGAGAAATTGGAAAAATCATTGTCGAAAACTCTGACTCAGTTCTATCCATTAGCCGGAAGATTTGTTCTAGACGGTTTTTACGTTGACTGCAATGACGAAGGAGTCTTGTACATAGAAGCTGAAGTTAGTTCTCCGCTGGATAGATTTATTGGCGAAGCGGCGAAAAATATGAAGCGAATAAATGATCTTGTTCCGAGAAAAAACTTCGGGAAAACTAACGATTATACTACTCCGGTTACGGGGTTACAAGTGAGTTATTTCAAGTGTGGTGGAATTGCAATATGCATGCATCTTTCACATGTTGTAGCTGATGGATACACAGCTGCTGCTTTCATCAAGGAATGGGCTAGTTCTACAACTGGCCTAATTCGCGGTGATCAGGTGATTTCTTCGTCTGCAATAAGCTTCGACTTCGCGTCTCTTTTCCCTGCTAGAGATTTGTCCATGGCAATCAAGCCACCTCAACTCCCTTTGTCCAAGAGAAGGGACCTCAAGATTGTGTCAAAGAGGTTTCTGTTCAATGAAAATGCAATATCAAGCTTGAAGGCCAATGTCAACAAATCCGAAAACATTAACCGGCCTACACGTGTAGAAGTTGTGACATCGGTTATCTGGAAGGCTCTGATCAGGATCTCCAAGCTTCCTCATTCCACCCTTTACCTCCACCTCAGCCTCCGCGgaagaacaggaatcatcactCCAGAGCTAAACAACCCTTCTCTTTGCGGGAACTTTTACCTTCAGGTTCCCGCAAAGTTCAAGGGGGAAAACGAGACAAAACATGAGGTCGAATTGCATGAGTTGGTGAAGTCGTTTAGGGGTAGTTTACGTAGCACTCTCAAAAATTGTTCCCAAATTTCGAGTCCCGATGAATTATTCTCGGAGGCAGCTAACAATGTGAATGAAGTGCATGAGGACATGGGAAGCGAAGAAGTTCATGTTCGGCTCCTGACATCCATGTGTAGGATGCCGGTTTACGAAACTGATTTCGGGTGGGGAAAGCCCGAATGGGTCACGATTCCGGAAATGACACTGGAGATAGTGTTCCTATTGGACACAAAATGTGGAACTGGTATAGAGGCAATGGTGAGCTTGGATGAAGCGGAGATGCTTCAGTTTGAACTTGATCCCACCATCCTTGCTTTCACTTCATAGATGAGATTGATGTAAACGTGAATCACATGTATGTGTGCTTTGTTGcttgatttaatatataaacgATGATCCTTTTTTCGTTCATACTTCCAGAAAGTGTTAGTCCATGTTCACTAGACCGATGATGAAATGTGAATGCATGGTAGAAACTTTTGTAAAGtggtactccctccatcccattttaagtgtcctgtttgacttttgaatggtcaaattgaccaaattttgactgagatttacaaacataatataaattttaaaagtaaaaaaattatgtcattataaagtacatacaatatactatcaaatgtaatttttagttttttaaaataataacggaTTTGTTCTTTACGcttggtcaaaaattggtcaatttgatcgttgaaaatcaaaacaggacacttaaaatgggatggagggagtagaagaaatacatgtaatttgaaattcgAATGATATGTGTGAAGCCGATAGCCTGATAATGATACTATATTTGGCAGTTTGTGTATTTGAAATGTACAATTGATATATTATAAGTTactgaaatatttaaaaaataatcatttatatGATacagtttgaaaaaaaaatgcgTGTGTCAAATAAAATAAGAAGTCAGGGAATGGATTATATATAATTCGGTGGAGCCTGCAAGTCCTGAGTTTTGTTACGTCTCCATCCATTGCTTTTAAATGAGTTTCAGATTGAGCTTATAAGCAACTGGTTTTTCTAATGCTCTAGGGTCAAGCTCACTAACAATTCGCATAACAAGAGCCGCCTCAATCTTTTTTCTTTAAGGATTAGTATATATTAATCTTACAATGACCTTTCTCCGTTTTTTATTCATTGGTACATCAAATTAGAAATGCTTCCTGACAGACTTGTGGAATGTGGACAACGGTGGACGTCCCAATCAAATTAGACGGAATTGAACCGaacatcttaattttaatttagaagatTGTTTATAACATACTCGCCCTGTTCCTCTTATTCatttactatattcatttttaattactcaacatgcattttaagatatatataaaatatattttcatgactattttttgaatttttttttataacaatttatattttatgagagtattGGAATATGTATCGAGATCTCATCTCTTAATCTAAACAATTGAGGGGCGGAGGGAATAGTAAACTGCAACATgttaaatatttacaattatacTATTATGTCATTCTCGCTAATACTCCTACTGTTAATATCTGGTTATCAAATGTTATATTTTGGGTATCATTCggaaaaatcagttttaaaagtGTATCATtgataattttcttaattaatatattattatgattttttaatcttatttcAAATTGCAAATAATTACGAGACTTGATCGTTGCAAAcaattgtataaaatatataaaatattgttttatggTTAAAGAAATTAGTTCattattacaaaaaaattttgttaccttgaagatatatagaaattaaaatatatatatatatacacgccTCATTCCCACCTTTTCTAaggtgttaaaattttattttgttaatttggattattaattagaaaattaaaaagtttgtgactaaaaaacaaattataaacttGTATTCGCATATGCTCCAAATATAGTAATATAACAGAATACCATCATTTTAATATTGGGTTAATTACcttaaaatatgaattcaagtaataaaaaaattatttacaaagttttacacattatttttgaatgttaccaaaaccaagtaaaaggttatgacttctaatatttatgataagatatttagattttatcaagtttatttattatttatttttaaataaaacaaaaaaaataactatataataatatataaataataaataaacttgataaaatataaatatattattttaaatactagaagtcataaccttatagttggttgtggtaacatttaaaaataatgtgtaaaattttataaataatatttttattacttgaactcatatttcaaggtacctgtttgatatttatggtgaatTTAGTGAGCATCTGGATACCGTTTTTAGTTCAGTGACCGACTTGATAATTaatcttttttaatattaaattaacttGTCTAGATTTACGATATTCATTAATCCGAATTTTGGATAGCTCAGTGGATGTTACCGGAAAATCCAGATGGGTAAGGATCATGTCTCACTCATCTGACTATCTCGTAGCAATCGGGCACTAGAATCCCATTCTCATGTTCCGAGTCCTAAAATTTTAGTGGCAAGTCATTATGGAATATACGAGGTGCTGGAATGGGTTATAAATCCAGCTTTGGATTTTGAGCCAGAACCAGcttatattgatattatttgtgtaaaaattttaatattaatttctgttttataagttgaaaattctaaattttttagtgacttatttttatttaaaattcgattttacaaaaatatataaatctattttaaaaatagtccataataatttattattatattcattatttttatagcCGATAAGTTATAAACTCCATTCTGAAAAGCGTGTGAATGTGATATCCGTTATCTTTGTGTAATAAATTTGATTCTGGACACCGTGTGAATGTGAGATCCTGATCATTTTCTTTAGCCAACTTCACATAGTAATTCATACCCTTTGAAGCTTAATATCAAATATAGTGGCTATTGTTTATCTGTTGTATACTGTTTGGCAATGAATTTTGATGTCAACGGCTAATCTTTGACCCCTTTTTCGCAAACAATGCTAGTACATTGTCTTTAGACTGGGGGGGTAAGATTAGATTTGCTTGTTGGCTCCTCGATCTGGCTCCTCTTAGGAAAAATCATGAGGACTTATTATTGTAAGATATGGGAATATGTACGCAATTGGGCTGGGGTGGGGGGTTCAGCAATTAGAAAGGAGCAGTGGCTttatgggaaaaaaaaaagtgtaatgGCATTATTTTACCTAACACCTCCATGTTTGTGCTATGTTAAAGTGTCTGCTGATAGGGTTTACAGCTCTCGGTGTGCCATCGTTGATTCTTTTATAGTTATGACATATGCATGGAATTGAACTAATCAGTTAGAACTAAACAGTTGATTTATTAAAAcagatttattaatttttaatcaaattaaaatataatcgataaattgataaaatatttttaaaaattaattagagATTGTTAAAAAATTGAGTATCTTTAAAATactagttttaatttgtattaacataattttttgtaataaattGATGCAAGGTAATTTAGAAGATTTGATAAAACATTAACGCTGGAAAAGATATTAGGTACAGAGTGAGGGAACTGGGATATAAACACAAGGTGTGCCCAAtagaaaattttatgaaaacaGGGATTTGTATGGTGCCGTTTGCACCCAAATTTGCAACCGGAACCATATAGATgcgatttttaaaattcaaaatcgagaccaaattaaatatcattggtgcagtttgttttaaaatataaacggTTTCGGTTATATATGatgcggttcggttttcaaattttcaaattgtGAAATTCGAGAATTTATTAATCCTGCATTCCTAGTTTATCATGCTCACAGTGCATTCCTAGATATTATCATGTTCACGGTGCATTCCTAATACCCCACACCAACACTTTAGTTTCTGACCAAATATTTATATGTGGTGTGTTGGTTATTTTAGTGTAAATTGAATTAACTAGTTGATCaatgtaatcataatattacatcgaacaagtcaggagagtacggagtgtatgcttagttcgagtttattatgattattagtgcttatgaggcatgttcattgacattagacacatctattggaaGAGAAGTGTCTATTGACATTAGATTTATCCATTgacattagacacatctattgggaTAAGATGTGTTTATTGCCATTAGACAAATCTATTTGGTTGAAGGTATGTCTATTGTCAAAAGACACATCCGttgacatctatatatagatgttgcattgatcatttcaagatatatggttcatttgaaatacacaacaaaacacattctctcttcttgcagaatttctgattttatccgattgaattatttggtgaaccacaaataacttcaatctgaAAGTGTTCACACGACTTCAGAAAAATCCAAGTTACTACCAAATTATACAACAAAGATTGAAGTTATTATATTCTGAAGATGACGAACGGAGAATCTGCAAAAGACATGACAAGTAAGTTTGCAAAATTGGACAAGTTTGAGGGTCAAGATTTTCGAAGATGGCAAAAGAAGATGCATTTTTTGTTGACCACGCTAAAGGATGTGTATGTTCTAAGTACTCCCATGCCCgaagagattgagaatgaaACTATTGAACAAACAAGGCAACGCTGCAAATGGGAAAACGATGACTACATCTGTCGCGGTCACATCTTGAACGGTATGTCTGATTCCCTCTTCGATGTATATCAAAATGTTGAGTCGGCGAAAGAATTGTGGGATTCTCTTGAATCCAAGTACATGGCAGAAGATGCTTCTAGTAAGAAGTTTCTTGTCAGTAATTTTATGAACTATAAAATGGTCGATTCTAGACCGGTGatggaacaatacaatgaattgtTAAGGATTCTGGGACAGTTTGTTCAACACAATCTGAAGATGGATGAATCTATCTCTGTTTATGGTGTTATAGACAAACTGCCACCATCATGGAAGGATTTTAAACACACCTTGAAACATAATaaagaagatatgacattggttTAACTTGGAAGTCACTTCCGAATTGAAGAGGCTTTGAGGACtcaagaaaatgagaataatcCTAAGGGTAAGAACCAAGTCGGTAACTATTCTGTGAATATGGTTGAAGATGGTGGATCTTATAAGAATCCTAAAACCAGCAAGGGTGATAAACGGAAATTCAAAGGAAACAACAACAACTCTTCCAATAAAAGGGCTAAGATTGCATGTTGGAAGTGTGGAAAACCTGGACATTTCAAGAAGGATTGTCGGGTTGGTAAAAGTAAGCAAGAAAGGCTTAATGCTGGTCCAAGTGGATCCAAGGATCCAGAAAAGCAACAAGGtcagattttaataaaaaattataattctggtCAGAATTATGTATCATCAATATCTGAGGCATTTTATGTGCAGGATGATAATGTTGCTTGGTGGATTGATTCTGGAGCAACAAGTCATGTATGTAAAGATCTTCGTTGGTACACAAAATTTCAACCAATTGAAGATGGATCTATCTTAAAGATGGGAAATGTTGCAACTGAACCAATCAAAGGACTAGGAAATGTTAAGCTAGTGTTTACTTCtggaaaatgtatatatttgaataatgtGTTGTATGTTCCTGGGATTCGAAAGAATCTCTTGTCTGGTGTTGTATTAAATAATTGTGGATATAAGCAAGTTTATGAAAGTGACAAGTATATCTTGTCAAAACATGGCACTTTTGTTGGCTTTGGTTACTTATGTAATGGCATGTTTATGTTGAATGTAAATACTCCATTTAATGATGAATCTTCTTGCATGGCTTCTACTAGTACTAgcctaaatttgaataaatcagAATTATGGCATGCTAGACTAGGACATgtacattataaaagaataaaggatATGTCTAAAATGAGCCTCATACCTGCTATTGAtttaaacaatgaaaaatgtaaaacatgCATGTTAACAAAGATAACTAGAAAGCCCTTTAAAGTTGCTAATAGGGTGTCTGATGTATTAGAATTGGTACACAGTGATTTGTGTGATTTTCATTCTACACCATCATtaggaaataaaaaatatgtggttacttttattgatgatgcttctagatattgttatgtatatttgttgcatGCGAAAGATGAAGCTCTTAActcctttaaaatatataaagaagaagTAGAGCTACATCATCATGGTACCTTGATTAAAAATCTACGTACCGATAGAGGAGGTGAGTATTATGATCCGGTTAATTTTCAATCTACTGGTATAATACATCAAACCACGGCTTCTTAtacaccacaacaaaatggtgtggcAGAAAGAAAAAATAGGACTTTGAAAGAAATGGTTAATTCCTTGTTGTCCTACTCGGGTTTGAGTGAGGGTTTTTGGGGTGAGGCTATGTTGACAGCCTGTTATTTATTGAATCGAATTCCTAGTAAGAGGAATAAAATTACCCCTTATGAACTCTGGTATAAAGAGTCACCAAAATTGAGTTTTCTGAGAGTTTGGGGATGTAGAGCAGTTGTAAGACTCACTGAACCCAAAAGAAGAAACTTGGGTGAACGAGGTATAGATtgtatctttgttggttatgctGAGCATTCCATCGCATATAGATTCTATGTGTTAGAATCTAATGACTATGTGCCTGTGAACTCGATTATCGAGTCAAGAGATGCTATCTTTGATGAAACAAGATTTACATCTATACCTAGACCGAGGGACGTGCTTCAATCTTCTTCTAGTAGGAACTCAGTTTCTACTGAAGATGTTCATCAACCGTATGAACCAAGGAGAAGCACTAGAGCTAGAAAAGCAAAGTCTTTTGGAGATGAATTTCATCTTTATCTAGTTGAGGGTTCTAGAGATGAAATTAAAGATCAATACcaatattgttttattattgagGAGGATCCAAAAACTTTTACCGAAGCTATGACATCGAGAGATGTTGCATTTTGGAAGGAAGCTATCCAGGATGAAATGGATTCTATCATGAATAATAATACATGGGAATTGAGTGATTTGCCCCCTGGCTGTAAAGCATTGGGGAATAGATggatcttcaaaaggaaaataaaggtGGACGGTTCGATAGATAAGTTTAAAGCCATATTGGTAATCCAAGGCTTTAGACAAAAGGAAGGgattgattattttgatacttATGCTCCTGTTGCTAGGACTTCAACTATTAGGTTGTTAATAGCACTTGCTGCTATACACAACCTTGTCATtcatcaaatggatgtaaaaaCTGCATTCTTGAATGGTGAATTAGATGAAGAGATTTATATGAAACAACCTGAAGGGTTTGTTGTGCCTGGTTGTGAGAACAAGGTGCGTAAATTGAAGAAATCAATTTATGgtctaaagcaagcacctaagGATTGGCACGATAAATTTGATAAAGTGGTCTTGTCTAATGGTTATGTTATTAACCAAGCAGACAAGTGTGTATATAGCAAATTTGATTCTTCTGGTAAAGgagttataatttgtttatatgtggatgacatgttgATTTTTGGTACAGACCAAAATCAAGTGGATAAAACCAAGAAGTTCTTGTCatctaattttgatatgaaagaCATGGGGGAGGCTGAAGTGATTCTTGGTATAAGGATCAAGCATGAGAACAATGGTATTTCAATTTCTCAATCTCATTATATTGAGAAGATTCTgaaaagatttaattttaagGATTGTTCTCCAGTTAGCACTCCTTTTGATCCTAGTATTAAACTCCTACCAAATAAAGGTGTTTCAGTATCTCAACTTGAGTACTCAAGGGCTATTGGTAGTCTTATGTATGCCATGATAAGCACTAGGCCAGATATTGCCTATGCTGTTGGAAAGCTTAGTAGGTACACTAGCAAACCAAGTTCACATCATTGGCAAGCCTTAAGCCGAGTATTTAAGTACTTGAAAGGAACCATGGATTATGGTTTGGTGTATACTGGATTTCCTTCGGTTATTGAAGGTCATTCAGATGCAAGTTGGATTTCCAATGAGGAAGATCATTCTTCCACAAGTGGATGGGTATTCCTCCTTGGGGGAGGTGCTATCTCTTGGTCATCAAAGAAACAGAGTTGCATTACAGACTCAACAATGGAATCTGAATTTGTGGCATTATCAGCTGCTGGTAAAGAAGATGAATGGCTAAGAAATCTGATATATGAAATTCCATTGTGGCCAAAACCTATATCACCCATATCAATAAGGTGTGATAGTCAATCTGCCTTGTCTAATGCTTATAGAGAAGTGTTTAAAGGCACATCTAGACACATAGGTGTTAGACATAGTATGATTCGTGAGCTTATCACTCACGGTGTTATATCAGTGGAGTTTATAAGAACTCAACATAATTTAGCCGATCATCTTACCAAAAGATTGAGTAGAGATCTTGTGCACAAGTCGGCTATGGGGATGGGATTAAAGTCCGTTTAAAAGTCTCTCATGTTGAGAAACCCAATTCTCACCTAAGATTAAATCAGGTGTTGAATTCAATGTGGAAACTTAACATCTAGAGACTGGAACACATTAAAGCATCATCCCAAGTTATGTGTTCAGACCTGCAAGATAAGGAGGTTGAAGTCTATCTTCTTAATAGTTCTTTTGAAAAATCGCATATGCAGGTGCGAGAATAAAAGAACTACCTATTTGAGCATGAAGTTTAGCCGCTTCAAGAAGCTTGGACTTGGCTTTGATATGCTTAAGAAGGATTGGGACACAAGGCTAGTCAAATATAGTGTCAAGTAAGAAAATTTGAGAATGTAAAGTTATGTGTATATTATCTTCATGTATTCATTATGAATAGTAGAGGTTCAATCCATCGCGATACCTTGATATTCGAATATTTGAAATGTGTAATATACTAATGTGAAATTCAATCGTCATGATATTTCATTTATGCATAACTTTGTTAtttgttgtgattttgtttagttgattatggattacactaaaatgggggaggattgttggttattttagtgtaaattgaattaactagttgatcaatgtaatcataatattacatcgaacaagtcaggagagtacggagtgtatgcttagttcgagtttattatgattattagtgcttatgaggcatgttcattgacattagacacatctattggaaGAGAAGTGTCTATTGACATTAGATTTATCCATTgacattagacacatctattgggaTAAGATGTGTTTATTGCCATTAGACAAATCTATTTGGTTGAAGGTATGTCTATTGTCAAAAGACACATCCGttgacatctatatatagatgttgcattgatcatttcaagatatatggttcatttgaaatacacaacaaaacacattctctcttcttgcagaatttctgattttatccgattgaattatttggtgaaccacaaataacttcaatctgaAAGTGTTCACACGACTTCAGAAAAATCCAAGTTACTACCAAATTATACAACATGGTGTACACCAAATTCTAATATGGTGATCTGGCACAGTAGCACTAGCAAATAGATGAAATCAAATTACGGTAATTAAAAAGAGATGAAGATACACTAAATTAACTAATGAATAATAATTGATGCAGACAGCAAACAAGTACATCACTGGACTAGAAACTTCAGCAAATAATTAGTACTTAGATCACCTCTTTAGTAGTTTCTGGAGCCTTCCCGTTATTAGGTTGAATATCTTCGACTGGAATTTCAGTATGTTCCATTACTATATATATGTCGCCAACACCTCTCGACTCTTGGCTCTCGCACGTCTTTGACTCTCAAGCTCTTCTGTGCGACTCCGTCTCACTGTCAGTGTGTAActgtgtactccctccgtctctaaatacttttcctgtatgtacttttcacgtttgccaacacacacttttaatcgttaatatctttcatttcgtagtagcattaaatataaaaatttcaccgtattaaagtactcgtgaatacgaatctaacaagatcactcatgactatatttagttttatagattagatgtaaattagtaatttgtctcatgttatgaacagtatcgacatcacaaacaggaaaagaaaaaagaaacggagggagtataacataAGAACGAACGTAACTCTGACCCAACTCCCAAGGAAATGAGGGATACCGACCGTCTATACACTTTAATTCAGTTATATGCAAAATCTAAATAGTAGTAATGCAGCTTTCAAgtactataaaatataaatattggcATTAATATTGCCAACTATTCCCCCTTTCCATCTTTATGATAGTTGCAACTTGCAACTAGCTTATTTCAACCAGTGCGAGTAAGGCCATCTCCAACAGTAACTAGTTTCTGGCCTAAATCTTGGTCCAAATTTAGACCGAACCATTTTTCCATTCCAATAGTTTGACCtaaattttgatccaaattcatatattaatattttattcttctaacagtttttatattattattctaatctttttaacaataatataaaatttcatattaatattaaattcattaaattagtaAAGCACTACatttaaacaaagaaaataaaggaaaacttaacattttattaaattaactaAAACAAAATTTACAAAGATTCAATACTACTCCGA
Protein-coding regions in this window:
- the LOC108213436 gene encoding acetyl-CoA-benzylalcohol acetyltransferase; protein product: MTIMEVQVVSKKMVKPSVPTPDHLRTCKLSFFDQIAPPDHVPIIYFYSASNIDNIREKLEKSLSKTLTQFYPLAGRFVLDGFYVDCNDEGVLYIEAEVSSPLDRFIGEAAKNMKRINDLVPRKNFGKTNDYTTPVTGLQVSYFKCGGIAICMHLSHVVADGYTAAAFIKEWASSTTGLIRGDQVISSSAISFDFASLFPARDLSMAIKPPQLPLSKRRDLKIVSKRFLFNENAISSLKANVNKSENINRPTRVEVVTSVIWKALIRISKLPHSTLYLHLSLRGRTGIITPELNNPSLCGNFYLQVPAKFKGENETKHEVELHELVKSFRGSLRSTLKNCSQISSPDELFSEAANNVNEVHEDMGSEEVHVRLLTSMCRMPVYETDFGWGKPEWVTIPEMTLEIVFLLDTKCGTGIEAMVSLDEAEMLQFELDPTILAFTS